GGATTAGCCGAGTGAAGTTTTTCACCGTGCTTTGGTTCCAATGCGCGTGCTCCCCGTTCAGGCTGGACGTGTTCGTCCTGTTGCTGATTCATATGCTCATCACTTCCTAATATACAGATTACATCATATATTTCTTATCTTCCCATCGTCTCTTGATATGAACAGCTCGACCTTGTCGCTACCGCTTCTGTGGCCGCCAGCGCACGAGAAACTTCTCCAGTAGTGCAATGAGAAGGAAGAGCAGTAAGCTGAGCGCGACAATAATCATGATCGCCACGAATAAGCGATCTGTTCGATAAGCTGACTTTTGCAGCATCATATAATAACCAATACCCTTGTCTGCACCAATCCATTCGGCGATGATAGCACCCATCACGCTATAGGTAGCGGCGATTTTGATACCAGAGAACACTGATGGCAGGGCATGGGGTAATTCCAGCTTCCAGAAGATATGGTGACGTTTCGCACCAGCCATGCGCATATAGTTCATCATCGCCGCGTCAGTACGGGTCAAGCCGTCCATAGCCGCCACCGCCACGGGGAAAAAGCAGACTAGTATGATGGTAATCAGCTTGGGCAACAAGCCGAACCCGAACCAGATTAACAGGAGCGGCGCGAGCGCGATGGTCGGGATATTTTGACTAAGAATAAGTAAAGGATACAGGGCTGACTTGAGAAAAGGAACTAAATGCAGCACCATTGCAATCAGTAATCCAACCGCTGTGCCGGCCGCGAATCCGATCAGGGTTAACTGAATGGTTGCGGAGGCATGCATGCCAAGCCGATCAGCCTGGGATGCCGCTTCGCGGGCGATATCGGACGGTGCTGGCAGCATCCATTTCTCGATATGGAACAGGGAGACGGCTCCCTGCCATATCCCTATAAAGAGAATAACCGCCAC
The window above is part of the Paenibacillus sp. 1781tsa1 genome. Proteins encoded here:
- a CDS encoding ABC transporter permease, with product MHAYWKNVWPPIVAVILFIGIWQGAVSLFHIEKWMLPAPSDIAREAASQADRLGMHASATIQLTLIGFAAGTAVGLLIAMVLHLVPFLKSALYPLLILSQNIPTIALAPLLLIWFGFGLLPKLITIILVCFFPVAVAAMDGLTRTDAAMMNYMRMAGAKRHHIFWKLELPHALPSVFSGIKIAATYSVMGAIIAEWIGADKGIGYYMMLQKSAYRTDRLFVAIMIIVALSLLLFLLIALLEKFLVRWRPQKR